A stretch of the Erwinia sp. SLM-02 genome encodes the following:
- the greA gene encoding transcription elongation factor GreA has translation MNQIPMTLKGADKLREELEELKTVKRPRIIASIAEAREHGDLKENAEYHAAREEQGFCEGRIQEIEAKLSNAQVIDVTKMASNANGRVIFGATVTVLNVDTDEESTYRIVGDDEANFKQNLISINSPMARGLVGKVVDDVAIIKTPGGDVEYEVLNVQYL, from the coding sequence ATGAACCAGATTCCGATGACGTTAAAAGGCGCTGATAAACTGCGCGAAGAGCTGGAAGAGCTTAAAACTGTAAAACGCCCCAGGATTATTGCCTCAATTGCTGAAGCACGGGAGCACGGCGACCTGAAGGAGAATGCGGAATATCATGCTGCTCGCGAAGAGCAGGGATTCTGCGAGGGCCGTATCCAGGAAATTGAAGCCAAGCTTTCTAATGCCCAGGTGATTGACGTCACAAAAATGGCCAGCAATGCTAACGGTCGGGTGATTTTTGGTGCCACCGTTACCGTGTTGAACGTGGATACGGATGAAGAGTCAACCTACCGTATTGTGGGTGATGATGAAGCTAACTTTAAGCAGAATCTGATCTCTATCAATTCGCCGATGGCGCGCGGCCTGGTGGGTAAAGTTGTTGATGATGTTGCTATCATCAAAACCCCGGGCGGCGATGTGGAATATGAAGTGTTAAACGTTCAGTACCTCTGA
- the secG gene encoding preprotein translocase subunit SecG: MYEALLVVFLIVAIGLVGLIMLQQGKGADMGASFGAGASGTLFGSNGSGNFMTRMTAVLATLFFIISLILGNLNSNKTQKGSEWENLTQPAQSQQTAPAKPAAPGSDIPQ; this comes from the coding sequence ATGTACGAAGCTCTTTTAGTAGTTTTCCTTATTGTGGCAATCGGCCTTGTGGGTCTGATCATGCTGCAGCAAGGTAAAGGCGCTGATATGGGAGCATCATTTGGTGCAGGCGCTTCTGGTACACTGTTTGGTTCTAACGGTTCAGGCAACTTCATGACCCGTATGACTGCAGTGCTGGCAACCCTGTTCTTCATTATCAGCTTGATCCTGGGTAACCTTAATAGCAACAAAACCCAGAAAGGAAGCGAGTGGGAAAATCTGACTCAGCCAGCACAGTCTCAGCAGACTGCGCCAGCTAAACCGGCAGCGCCGGGTAGTGATATCCCGCAGTAA
- the ftsH gene encoding ATP-dependent zinc metalloprotease FtsH has product MAKNLILWLVIAVVLMSVFQSFGPSESNGRRVDYSTFLSEVNQDQVREARINGREINVTKKDSNRYTTYIPVNDPKLLDNLLTKNVKVVGEPPEEPSLLASIFISWFPMLLLIGVWIFFMRQMQGGGGKGAMSFGKSKARMLTEDQIKTTFADVAGCDEAKEEVGELVEYLREPSRFQKLGGKIPKGILMVGPPGTGKTLLAKAIAGEAKVPFFTISGSDFVEMFVGVGASRVRDMFEQAKKAAPCIIFIDEIDAVGRQRGAGLGGGHDEREQTLNQMLVEMDGFEGNEGIIVIAATNRPDVLDPALLRPGRFDRQVVVGLPDVRGREQIMKVHMRRVPLAPDIDAAIIARGTPGFSGADLANLVNEAALFAARGNKRVVSMVEFEKAKDKIMMGAERRSMVMTEAQKESTAYHEAGHAIVGTLVPGYDPVHKVTIIPRGRALGVAFFLPVGDEISANRQKLESRISVAYGGRLAEEIIYGSDYVSTGASSDIKMATSVARNMVTQWGFSEKLGPLLYAEEDGEVFLGRSVAKAKHMSDETARIIDQEVKKLIDTNYARARRILDENMDILHAMKDALMKYETIDAPQISDLMARREVRPPAGWEEPVNIDKSATTQTARPNDDVTG; this is encoded by the coding sequence ATGGCGAAAAACCTAATTCTCTGGTTAGTCATCGCGGTTGTGCTGATGTCTGTATTCCAGAGCTTTGGGCCCAGCGAGTCGAATGGCCGTAGGGTTGATTACTCAACCTTCCTGTCAGAAGTGAACCAGGATCAGGTCCGCGAGGCACGTATTAACGGGCGTGAAATTAACGTAACCAAAAAAGATAGTAATCGCTATACCACTTACATTCCCGTCAACGATCCCAAGTTACTCGATAACCTGTTGACTAAAAATGTGAAAGTAGTGGGTGAACCACCGGAAGAGCCTAGCCTGCTGGCGTCGATCTTCATCTCCTGGTTCCCAATGCTGTTACTGATTGGTGTCTGGATCTTCTTTATGCGTCAGATGCAGGGCGGCGGCGGTAAGGGCGCGATGTCCTTCGGCAAGAGCAAAGCCCGTATGCTGACGGAAGACCAGATTAAAACCACCTTTGCGGACGTTGCAGGCTGCGACGAAGCGAAAGAGGAAGTGGGCGAGCTGGTTGAATACCTGCGTGAACCCAGCCGATTCCAGAAGCTGGGCGGCAAGATTCCTAAAGGCATCCTGATGGTCGGTCCTCCGGGTACCGGTAAAACCCTGCTGGCTAAAGCTATTGCGGGCGAAGCGAAAGTGCCGTTCTTCACCATTTCAGGTTCAGACTTTGTTGAAATGTTCGTGGGTGTAGGTGCATCCCGCGTGCGTGATATGTTTGAACAGGCTAAAAAAGCGGCGCCGTGCATCATCTTTATCGATGAAATTGATGCGGTGGGTCGTCAGCGTGGTGCGGGACTGGGCGGTGGTCACGATGAGCGTGAACAGACGCTGAACCAGATGCTGGTTGAGATGGATGGTTTCGAAGGTAACGAAGGTATTATCGTTATTGCCGCAACGAACCGTCCTGACGTACTGGATCCTGCGCTGCTGCGTCCGGGCCGTTTCGACCGTCAGGTTGTGGTCGGTCTGCCAGATGTTCGCGGTCGCGAGCAAATCATGAAAGTGCATATGCGCCGTGTACCGCTGGCACCGGATATTGATGCAGCAATCATTGCCCGTGGCACCCCTGGCTTCTCCGGTGCTGACCTTGCAAACCTGGTCAACGAAGCGGCGCTGTTTGCTGCCCGAGGCAATAAGCGCGTGGTGTCGATGGTTGAGTTTGAAAAAGCCAAAGACAAAATCATGATGGGGGCAGAACGTCGCTCCATGGTGATGACCGAAGCGCAAAAAGAATCAACCGCTTACCACGAAGCAGGCCATGCTATCGTCGGTACGCTGGTTCCGGGCTACGATCCGGTGCATAAAGTTACCATCATTCCTCGTGGCAGAGCGTTAGGCGTTGCCTTCTTCCTGCCGGTAGGGGATGAAATCAGCGCCAACCGACAGAAACTGGAAAGCCGTATTTCTGTCGCTTACGGCGGACGTCTGGCGGAAGAGATTATCTACGGTTCGGATTATGTTTCTACCGGCGCGTCGTCCGATATCAAAATGGCGACCAGCGTTGCGCGCAACATGGTGACTCAGTGGGGCTTCTCCGAAAAACTGGGGCCACTGCTGTACGCGGAAGAGGATGGTGAAGTGTTCCTCGGCCGCTCCGTTGCGAAAGCTAAGCATATGTCGGATGAAACGGCGCGTATTATCGATCAGGAAGTTAAAAAGCTGATTGATACCAACTATGCACGTGCCCGCCGTATTCTGGACGAAAATATGGACATCCTTCACGCGATGAAAGACGCGCTGATGAAGTATGAAACCATCGATGCCCCACAGATCAGCGATCTGATGGCGCGTCGCGAAGTTCGTCCGCCAGCAGGCTGGGAAGAGCCAGTGAATATTGATAAAAGTGCCACGACTCAAACTGCGCGTCCAAACGACGACGTGACCGGCTGA
- the glmM gene encoding phosphoglucosamine mutase codes for MSNRKYFGTDGIRGKVGEYPITPDFVLKLGWAAGKVLARHGSKKIIIGKDTRISGYMLESALEAGLAAAGLSAAFTGPMPTPAVAYLTRTFRAEAGIVISASHNPFDDNGIKFFSTEGTKLPDEVEEAIEAEMEKPITCVESIELGRASRIVDAAGRYIEFCKGTFPSELSLNGLKIVVDCANGATYHIAPNVLRELGADVISIGVQPNGMNINKECGATDLRLLQERVLAEKADLGLAYDGDGDRIMMVDHLGQKVDGDQILYIIAREGLRQGQLRGGVVGTLMSNMGLELALKQLGIPFARAKVGDRYVLEKLKEKGWRLGAENSGHVILLDKTTTGDGVVAGLQVLTAMVRNHMTLHDLCSGMKLLPQILVNVRFSGENDPLEDAQVKAVTSAVEAELKGRGRVLLRKSGTEPLIRVMVEGEDEAQVTALAHRIADAVKAV; via the coding sequence ATGAGCAACCGCAAGTATTTTGGTACCGATGGCATTCGCGGCAAAGTGGGTGAATATCCAATCACGCCAGACTTTGTTCTCAAGCTGGGCTGGGCAGCAGGAAAGGTGCTGGCACGCCACGGCTCGAAGAAAATTATCATCGGCAAAGACACGCGTATTTCTGGCTATATGCTGGAATCTGCGCTGGAAGCCGGACTGGCTGCGGCCGGGCTGTCTGCCGCCTTTACCGGGCCAATGCCGACACCTGCGGTGGCCTACCTGACCCGCACATTCCGTGCCGAAGCCGGTATTGTGATTTCAGCTTCCCATAATCCGTTTGACGATAACGGCATTAAGTTCTTCTCCACCGAAGGCACCAAGCTGCCGGATGAAGTGGAAGAAGCGATCGAAGCCGAGATGGAAAAACCCATTACCTGCGTTGAGTCCATTGAGCTGGGGCGTGCCAGCCGAATTGTTGATGCGGCCGGGCGCTACATCGAATTTTGTAAAGGGACCTTCCCAAGTGAGTTAAGCCTCAATGGCTTGAAAATCGTGGTGGATTGCGCCAATGGAGCCACCTATCACATTGCACCGAATGTGCTGCGTGAGCTGGGTGCGGACGTTATCTCTATTGGCGTTCAGCCCAACGGCATGAATATCAATAAAGAATGCGGCGCGACCGACCTGCGGCTGCTGCAGGAGCGCGTGCTGGCAGAGAAAGCCGACCTGGGCCTGGCTTACGACGGGGACGGCGACCGCATCATGATGGTTGACCATCTGGGCCAGAAGGTGGATGGCGATCAGATCCTTTATATCATTGCCCGCGAGGGGCTGCGCCAGGGGCAGCTGCGCGGTGGCGTCGTCGGTACGCTGATGAGCAATATGGGCCTGGAGCTGGCGCTTAAACAGCTGGGTATTCCGTTTGCACGCGCCAAGGTGGGTGACCGGTACGTCCTGGAAAAACTCAAAGAAAAAGGCTGGCGTCTGGGCGCTGAAAATTCCGGTCATGTGATCCTGCTTGATAAGACAACAACCGGCGACGGCGTGGTAGCAGGTTTGCAAGTACTAACTGCCATGGTCCGTAACCATATGACGCTGCACGACCTGTGCAGCGGCATGAAGCTGCTGCCGCAAATTCTGGTCAACGTGCGCTTTAGTGGGGAAAACGATCCGCTGGAAGATGCGCAGGTTAAAGCGGTGACCAGCGCAGTGGAAGCTGAACTGAAAGGGCGGGGCCGTGTGCTGCTGCGTAAATCCGGCACCGAGCCGTTGATCCGCGTGATGGTGGAAGGGGAAGACGAAGCGCAGGTTACCGCGCTGGCTCATCGTATTGCCGATGCGGTGAAAGCCGTCTAA
- the infB gene encoding translation initiation factor IF-2 codes for MTTDVTVKALAAEIQTPVERLVQQFADAGIQKSETDSVTQQEKETLLTHLNREHGGGSGKLTLQRKTRSTLNIPGTGGKSKSVQIEVRKKRTYVKGDPAEAEQAEAEAQAEREAEELARREAEEKAQREAQEKAKREAEEQAKREAADKAKREAAERDKVSNQHTDDMTRASQSEKARREAESAELKRKAEEEARRKIEEDAKRVAEEARKMAEEKGEEWTAVKEEEDTSDYHVTTSTHARAAEDENDAQVEGDRRTRAAARPAKAPVRKKGNKHAEAKTDREEARAQVRGGKGGKRKPSALQQGFNKPAQAVNRDVVIGETITVAELANKMAVKGSQVIKAMMKMGAMATINQVIDQETAQLVAEEMGHKVTLRRENELEEAVMSDRDTDAVHESRAPVVTIMGHVDHGKTSLLDYIRSTKVASGEAGGITQHIGAYHVETDNGMVTFLDTPGHAAFTSMRARGAQATDIVILVVAADDGVMPQTIEAIQHAKAAKVPVVVAVNKCDKPEADPDRVKNELTQYGIIPEEWGGENMFVNVSAKAGTGIDDLLNAILLQAEVLELSAVRQGMASGVVIESFLDKGRGPVATVLVREGTLNKGDIVLCGFEYGRVRAMRDELGREVLTAGPSIPVEILGLSGVPAAGDEATVVRDEKKAREVALYRQGKFREVKLARQQKSKLENMFANMTEGEVSELNIVMKADVQGSVEAIADSLMKLSTDEVKVKIIGSGVGGITETDATLAAASNAILVGFNVRADASARRVIDSENLDLRYYSVIYNLIDEVKAAMSGMLAPEYKQQIIGLAAVRDVFKSPKFGAIAGCMVTEGNIKRHNPIRVLRDNVVIYEGELESLRRFKDDVNEVRNGMECGIGVKNYNDVRVGDMIEVFEIIEIQRTID; via the coding sequence ATGACGACAGATGTAACCGTAAAAGCGCTGGCCGCAGAGATTCAGACACCGGTAGAACGCCTGGTACAGCAGTTTGCTGATGCAGGGATCCAAAAGTCTGAAACAGATTCTGTTACCCAGCAGGAAAAAGAAACTTTACTTACCCATCTGAATCGCGAACATGGCGGTGGATCTGGTAAGCTAACTCTGCAGCGTAAAACACGCAGCACCTTGAATATCCCAGGCACCGGGGGTAAAAGTAAATCGGTGCAAATTGAAGTCCGCAAAAAACGCACCTATGTAAAAGGCGATCCGGCTGAAGCTGAACAGGCTGAAGCAGAAGCGCAGGCAGAGCGTGAAGCGGAAGAACTGGCTCGTCGCGAGGCTGAAGAAAAAGCCCAGCGCGAAGCTCAAGAGAAAGCGAAGCGTGAAGCCGAGGAGCAGGCCAAGCGTGAGGCAGCTGATAAAGCCAAACGTGAAGCAGCGGAAAGAGATAAAGTGAGCAATCAACATACCGATGATATGACCCGGGCGTCCCAGTCCGAAAAAGCCCGCCGTGAAGCTGAATCAGCTGAACTGAAGCGTAAAGCCGAAGAAGAAGCGCGTCGCAAAATCGAAGAAGATGCGAAACGTGTAGCTGAAGAAGCGCGCAAAATGGCGGAAGAAAAAGGCGAAGAGTGGACGGCAGTGAAAGAGGAAGAAGACACCTCTGACTACCACGTCACAACTTCAACTCACGCACGTGCTGCGGAAGATGAAAACGATGCGCAGGTTGAAGGTGACCGCCGCACTCGTGCCGCCGCTCGTCCAGCCAAGGCCCCGGTTCGTAAAAAGGGCAACAAACACGCTGAAGCAAAAACTGACCGTGAAGAAGCGCGTGCGCAGGTTCGCGGTGGTAAAGGCGGCAAGCGTAAGCCAAGCGCGCTGCAGCAGGGCTTTAACAAGCCAGCTCAGGCCGTTAACCGCGACGTGGTGATTGGTGAAACCATCACCGTAGCGGAACTGGCGAACAAAATGGCCGTGAAAGGCTCCCAGGTCATCAAAGCGATGATGAAGATGGGTGCCATGGCGACCATCAACCAGGTTATCGACCAGGAAACTGCCCAGCTGGTTGCGGAAGAAATGGGTCACAAAGTGACGCTGCGCCGCGAAAACGAGCTGGAAGAAGCGGTAATGAGCGATCGTGACACCGATGCCGTGCACGAATCCCGTGCGCCGGTTGTCACCATCATGGGTCACGTTGACCATGGTAAAACCTCTCTGCTGGACTACATTCGCTCCACGAAAGTCGCCTCTGGCGAAGCGGGCGGCATTACTCAGCACATTGGTGCATACCACGTTGAAACTGACAACGGTATGGTGACCTTCCTGGATACCCCTGGCCACGCAGCGTTTACCTCAATGCGTGCTCGCGGTGCTCAGGCAACGGACATCGTTATCCTGGTTGTTGCTGCAGACGATGGCGTGATGCCACAGACCATCGAAGCAATCCAGCACGCCAAAGCGGCGAAAGTGCCGGTTGTTGTTGCGGTGAACAAGTGCGATAAGCCAGAAGCCGATCCAGACCGTGTTAAAAATGAGCTGACTCAGTACGGGATCATCCCGGAAGAGTGGGGCGGCGAAAACATGTTCGTTAACGTCTCTGCGAAAGCCGGTACCGGCATCGACGACCTGCTGAACGCCATCCTGCTGCAGGCCGAAGTGCTTGAGCTGAGCGCGGTTCGTCAGGGTATGGCGAGCGGTGTGGTTATCGAATCCTTCCTGGATAAAGGTCGTGGTCCGGTTGCTACCGTGCTGGTACGTGAAGGTACGCTGAACAAAGGCGATATCGTACTGTGCGGTTTCGAGTACGGCCGTGTGCGTGCGATGCGTGATGAGCTGGGTCGTGAAGTTCTGACCGCTGGCCCATCTATCCCTGTTGAGATCCTCGGCCTGTCCGGTGTTCCTGCTGCGGGTGATGAAGCGACCGTTGTTCGTGACGAGAAGAAAGCGCGTGAAGTTGCGCTGTATCGTCAGGGCAAATTCCGTGAAGTTAAGCTGGCACGTCAGCAGAAATCCAAGCTGGAAAACATGTTTGCGAACATGACCGAAGGCGAAGTATCTGAACTGAACATCGTGATGAAAGCTGACGTACAGGGTTCTGTGGAAGCTATCGCTGACTCTCTGATGAAGCTTTCTACTGATGAAGTGAAAGTGAAAATCATTGGTTCCGGCGTGGGTGGTATCACCGAAACCGACGCCACTCTGGCTGCAGCCTCTAACGCTATCCTGGTTGGCTTCAACGTCCGTGCCGATGCTTCTGCTCGCCGCGTGATTGATTCAGAAAACCTGGACCTGCGTTACTACTCCGTGATCTATAATCTGATCGACGAAGTGAAAGCGGCAATGAGCGGCATGCTGGCACCAGAGTACAAGCAGCAGATCATCGGTCTTGCAGCGGTACGTGACGTGTTCAAATCGCCGAAATTTGGTGCTATCGCGGGCTGTATGGTCACCGAAGGTAACATCAAACGTCACAACCCAATCCGTGTACTGCGTGACAACGTGGTTATCTATGAAGGCGAGCTGGAATCCCTGCGCCGCTTCAAAGATGACGTTAACGAAGTTCGTAACGGCATGGAATGTGGTATCGGCGTGAAGAACTACAACGATGTGCGCGTTGGCGATATGATCGAAGTATTCGAAATTATCGAAATTCAGCGCACCATCGACTAA
- the folP gene encoding dihydropteroate synthase has protein sequence MKLYARDTVLDLSHPHVMGILNVTPDSFSDGGKHNELIQALTHANEMINAGATIIDVGGESTRPGAKDVSVAEELDRVIPVVEAIAQRFEVWISVDTSKPEVIRESARAGAHILNDIRSLQEPGALEAAAETGLPVCLMHMQGEPKTMQQSPNYQNILRDVDDFFVQHIARCEAAGINKSQLLLDPGFGFGKNLSHNYQLLAHLADYHHFGLPLLVGMSRKSMIGQLLNVGPGQRLTGSIACAVIAAMQGAHILRVHDVKETVEAMRVVEATQSAKEE, from the coding sequence ATGAAGCTGTACGCCAGAGATACCGTACTCGACCTCTCACATCCGCATGTGATGGGGATCCTGAACGTCACTCCCGATTCATTTTCTGACGGCGGTAAGCACAACGAACTGATTCAGGCTCTGACTCACGCGAATGAGATGATTAACGCGGGCGCCACGATTATTGACGTCGGCGGTGAGTCAACCCGGCCCGGAGCGAAGGACGTCAGCGTAGCCGAAGAGCTGGACCGCGTGATTCCCGTAGTAGAGGCGATTGCACAGCGCTTTGAAGTCTGGATATCGGTGGACACCTCTAAACCTGAGGTCATCCGCGAATCTGCCCGAGCGGGTGCGCATATCCTCAATGATATTCGCTCTCTGCAGGAGCCGGGAGCCCTTGAAGCCGCTGCTGAAACCGGTCTGCCGGTGTGCCTGATGCACATGCAGGGAGAGCCAAAAACCATGCAGCAGTCTCCCAACTATCAGAACATTCTGCGCGATGTTGATGACTTTTTCGTCCAGCATATCGCCCGATGTGAAGCGGCAGGGATCAATAAATCGCAGCTACTGCTCGACCCGGGTTTTGGTTTCGGTAAGAATCTTTCCCATAATTATCAACTTCTGGCGCACCTGGCCGATTATCATCACTTTGGCCTGCCGCTGTTAGTCGGTATGTCGCGTAAAAGTATGATTGGCCAGCTGCTGAACGTGGGGCCCGGGCAGCGTTTAACCGGCAGCATTGCCTGCGCGGTCATTGCGGCGATGCAGGGCGCTCATATTTTGCGCGTACATGATGTAAAAGAAACCGTAGAGGCGATGCGCGTCGTCGAAGCGACTCAGTCAGCGAAGGAAGAATAA
- the yhbY gene encoding ribosome assembly RNA-binding protein YhbY has translation MNLSTKQKQHLKGLAHPLKPVVMLGNNGLTEGVLAEIEHALEHHELIKVKIATEDRETKALVVEAIVRETRAVNVQVIGKTLVLYRPTKERKISIPR, from the coding sequence ATGAATCTGAGTACCAAACAAAAACAGCACCTGAAAGGTCTGGCCCATCCGCTGAAGCCCGTTGTCATGCTGGGCAACAACGGCCTGACCGAGGGAGTGCTGGCCGAGATCGAACATGCACTGGAGCACCATGAACTCATCAAGGTGAAAATCGCCACGGAAGACCGTGAGACGAAAGCCCTGGTGGTCGAAGCTATCGTGCGCGAAACCCGTGCAGTGAATGTACAGGTTATCGGCAAAACGCTGGTGCTGTACCGTCCAACGAAGGAACGCAAGATCTCCATTCCGCGCTGA
- the rimP gene encoding ribosome maturation factor RimP: MSTLEQKLTELISAPVEALGYELVGIEFVRGRTSTLRIYIDSEDGINVDDCADVSHQVSAVMDVEDPITVPYNLEVSSPGLDRPMFTADHYVRFTGEEVSLVLRMAVQNRRKWQGIIKSVEGEMITVAVEGNDEVFALSNIQKANLVPHF; the protein is encoded by the coding sequence TTGTCCACATTAGAGCAAAAATTAACAGAGCTAATTTCAGCACCGGTAGAAGCGCTTGGCTACGAACTGGTAGGTATTGAGTTTGTACGCGGTCGCACATCCACCCTGCGCATCTATATTGATAGTGAAGATGGCATCAATGTTGATGATTGCGCTGATGTGAGCCACCAGGTTAGCGCGGTAATGGACGTTGAAGATCCGATTACCGTGCCTTACAACCTTGAAGTCTCTTCACCTGGTCTTGACCGTCCAATGTTTACCGCAGATCATTACGTACGTTTTACTGGTGAAGAAGTTAGCCTGGTGCTGCGTATGGCGGTACAGAACCGCCGCAAATGGCAGGGCATCATTAAATCTGTCGAAGGTGAGATGATTACCGTTGCCGTTGAGGGTAACGACGAAGTGTTCGCACTGAGCAACATCCAGAAGGCGAACCTGGTTCCCCACTTTTAA
- the rlmE gene encoding 23S rRNA (uridine(2552)-2'-O)-methyltransferase RlmE, which yields MTGKKRSASSSRWLQEHFSDKYVLQAQKKGLRSRAWFKLDEIQQGDKLFKPGMTVVDLGAAPGGWSQYVVTQIGSKGRVIACDILPMDPIVGVDFLQGDFRDEEVLKTLLERVGETKVQVVMSDMAPNMTGTPAVDIPRSMYLCELALEMCRDVLAPGGSFLVKVFQGDGFEEYLREIRSLFTKVKIRKPDASRSRSREVYIVATGRKL from the coding sequence ATGACTGGTAAAAAGCGTTCGGCCAGTTCCAGCCGCTGGCTACAGGAACACTTTAGCGATAAATATGTGCTTCAGGCACAGAAAAAAGGGTTGCGTTCGCGCGCCTGGTTTAAACTGGATGAAATACAGCAGGGCGACAAACTCTTCAAACCCGGGATGACCGTGGTTGATCTTGGTGCGGCTCCCGGCGGTTGGTCACAGTACGTGGTAACGCAGATTGGGTCAAAAGGTCGCGTTATTGCCTGTGATATCCTGCCTATGGATCCCATCGTTGGTGTCGACTTCCTTCAGGGCGATTTTCGCGATGAGGAAGTACTGAAAACTCTGCTGGAACGTGTTGGTGAGACTAAAGTTCAGGTTGTGATGTCGGATATGGCACCCAACATGACGGGTACACCCGCAGTGGATATTCCCCGGTCGATGTATTTATGTGAGCTTGCCCTGGAAATGTGCCGTGATGTACTGGCACCCGGTGGCAGCTTTTTAGTGAAGGTGTTTCAGGGAGATGGTTTTGAAGAATACCTGCGGGAAATTCGCTCCCTGTTTACGAAAGTAAAAATTCGTAAGCCGGACGCTTCACGTTCTCGTTCGCGTGAAGTGTACATTGTAGCGACAGGGCGCAAACTGTAA
- the nusA gene encoding transcription termination factor NusA — protein sequence MNKEILAVVEAVSNEKSLPREKIFEALESALATATKKKYEQEIDVRVTIDRKSGDFDTFRRWLIVNEVTLPTREITLEAARYEDESLDLGDFVEDQIESVTFDRITTQTAKQVIVQKVREAERAMVVDQFREQEGEIITGVVKKVNRDNISLEVRPTDGSNTNAEAVIIREDMLPRENFRPGDRIRGVLYAVRPEARGAQLFVSRSKPEMLIELFRIEVPEIAEEVLEIKAAARDPGSRAKIAVKTNDKRIDPVGACVGMRGARVQAVSSELGGERIDIVLWDDNPAQFVINAMAPADVASIVVDEDNHTMDIAVEAGNLAQAIGRNGQNVRLASQLSGWELNVMTVDDLQAKHQAEAHAAIDVFTKHLDIDEDFATVLVEEGFSSLEELAYVPINELLEIDGLDEETVEALRDRAKNALTTLALAKEESLGDAQPAEDLLGLEGLERELAFKLAAKGVRTLEDLAEQGVDDLSDIEGLSDERAGELIMAARNICWFGDDA from the coding sequence ATGAACAAAGAAATCTTAGCTGTTGTAGAAGCGGTCTCTAATGAGAAATCCCTCCCGCGCGAGAAGATTTTCGAAGCGCTGGAGAGCGCGCTGGCTACAGCCACCAAGAAAAAATACGAGCAGGAAATTGACGTTCGCGTCACTATCGATCGCAAAAGCGGCGATTTCGATACCTTCCGTCGTTGGCTGATCGTTAATGAAGTTACGCTGCCGACCCGTGAAATCACGCTGGAAGCCGCACGTTACGAAGATGAATCGCTGGACCTGGGTGATTTCGTTGAAGACCAGATCGAATCCGTAACCTTCGACCGTATTACGACCCAGACTGCCAAGCAGGTTATCGTTCAGAAAGTTCGTGAAGCAGAACGTGCAATGGTCGTTGACCAGTTCCGCGAGCAGGAAGGCGAAATTATTACCGGTGTGGTTAAAAAAGTTAACCGTGACAACATCTCTCTGGAAGTTCGGCCGACGGATGGTTCTAACACCAACGCAGAAGCCGTTATTATTCGTGAAGATATGCTGCCGCGCGAAAACTTCCGCCCGGGTGACCGCATCCGTGGCGTATTATACGCCGTGCGTCCAGAAGCCCGCGGCGCGCAGCTGTTCGTCAGCCGTTCCAAGCCGGAAATGCTGATCGAACTGTTCCGCATCGAAGTGCCGGAAATTGCTGAAGAAGTGCTTGAAATTAAAGCCGCCGCGCGCGATCCAGGCTCTCGTGCCAAAATCGCCGTGAAAACCAACGACAAGCGCATCGACCCGGTCGGTGCCTGCGTTGGTATGCGTGGTGCGCGTGTTCAGGCGGTATCCAGCGAGCTGGGTGGCGAGCGCATTGATATCGTACTGTGGGATGATAATCCAGCGCAGTTCGTGATCAACGCAATGGCTCCAGCGGATGTCGCCTCTATCGTGGTTGATGAAGATAATCACACCATGGATATTGCCGTAGAAGCCGGAAACCTGGCTCAGGCAATTGGCCGTAATGGCCAGAACGTGCGTCTGGCTTCACAGCTGAGTGGCTGGGAGCTGAACGTGATGACGGTCGACGACCTGCAAGCTAAGCATCAGGCCGAAGCACACGCTGCCATTGACGTCTTTACTAAACACCTCGATATCGATGAAGACTTCGCTACCGTACTGGTAGAAGAAGGCTTCTCTTCTCTGGAAGAGCTGGCTTATGTGCCGATCAACGAGCTGTTAGAGATCGACGGCCTGGATGAAGAGACAGTAGAAGCGTTGCGCGACCGAGCTAAAAACGCGTTGACAACCCTGGCCCTGGCGAAAGAAGAGAGCCTGGGCGATGCCCAACCTGCGGAAGATTTGCTGGGCCTTGAAGGCCTGGAGCGTGAGCTGGCCTTTAAGCTGGCAGCGAAAGGCGTTCGCACGCTGGAAGATCTTGCCGAGCAGGGTGTTGACGACCTGTCAGATATTGAGGGCCTGAGCGATGAGCGGGCCGGTGAGCTGATTATGGCTGCACGTAATATTTGCTGGTTCGGCGACGACGCGTAA